A genomic window from Halobellus ruber includes:
- a CDS encoding cobalamin-independent methionine synthase II family protein yields MTAPRIRTTHVGSLPRSERLRGLLTDPEGREESAFEDAVAESVREVVRRQAEAGIDVANDGEQSRIAYSVDVTNRLSGFGEGTVERAWPADLDDYPEYARELLGDTENIGGPVATGPIEYVGEDALRRDLARFDDATATEGVDFPARFHTAPSPGAVLRFTETEYHDSPEAYVFDLAEALETEYELIAETGAILQIDAPDLLAGFTLTYKDDSVDEFRERVETHVEALNRAVSGIPDEQIRLHGCWGNYQGPHHCDVALEDVLPQFYEADVGGLVVEGANPRHQHEFRTFAEFPLPDGWRLIPGVIDVKTNVVEHPEVVADRIERFADAVGDPGRIVAGADCGFETVVEGANAVHPDIAWKKLEALVAGAELASERLA; encoded by the coding sequence ATGACAGCGCCACGGATCCGGACTACTCACGTCGGAAGCCTTCCCCGGTCGGAGCGGCTGCGAGGGTTACTGACCGATCCGGAGGGACGCGAGGAGTCGGCCTTCGAGGACGCAGTCGCCGAGTCGGTCCGGGAGGTCGTCCGCCGGCAGGCCGAGGCCGGGATCGATGTCGCGAACGACGGCGAACAGAGCCGGATCGCCTACTCCGTCGACGTCACGAACCGGCTGTCGGGGTTCGGCGAGGGGACCGTCGAGCGGGCCTGGCCCGCCGACCTCGACGACTACCCGGAGTACGCCCGGGAGCTTCTGGGTGACACCGAGAACATCGGCGGGCCGGTAGCGACGGGGCCGATCGAGTACGTCGGCGAGGACGCCCTCCGGCGCGACCTCGCCCGGTTCGACGACGCTACGGCGACCGAGGGCGTCGACTTCCCCGCGCGGTTTCACACCGCCCCGTCGCCGGGCGCAGTCCTCCGGTTCACCGAGACCGAGTACCACGACTCCCCCGAAGCGTACGTCTTCGACCTCGCGGAGGCACTCGAAACCGAGTACGAACTCATCGCCGAGACGGGCGCGATCCTCCAGATCGACGCCCCGGACCTGCTCGCGGGCTTCACGCTCACCTACAAGGACGACTCGGTCGACGAGTTCCGCGAACGGGTGGAGACGCACGTCGAGGCGTTGAACCGGGCGGTCTCGGGAATCCCCGACGAGCAGATCCGCCTACACGGGTGCTGGGGGAACTACCAGGGGCCGCACCACTGCGACGTCGCCCTCGAGGACGTGCTCCCACAGTTCTACGAGGCCGACGTTGGAGGACTGGTCGTCGAGGGTGCGAACCCCCGCCACCAGCACGAGTTCCGGACCTTCGCCGAGTTTCCGCTCCCGGACGGGTGGCGGCTGATCCCGGGCGTGATCGACGTGAAGACGAACGTGGTCGAACACCCCGAGGTCGTCGCCGACCGGATCGAGCGGTTCGCCGACGCGGTCGGCGACCCCGGCCGGATCGTCGCGGGCGCGGACTGCGGCTTCGAGACCGTCGTCGAGGGCGCAAACGCCGTGCATCCCGACATCGCCTGGAAGAAGCTCGAAGCCCTCGTCGCGGGCGCCGAGTTGGCGTCGGAACGGCTGGCCTGA
- a CDS encoding ferritin-like domain-containing protein — translation MSVGHQVDSDHQLARLLQIGIVLEEVVEARSYHHYQSLDDEPPLDQEIEALLEHAAEESAEHRERLEDLIDQLDAESVPFEQIEALVEAQYGSTEPEDFDDILYDQLCNEETAYKFYDDLVGALRASEASFSIDRDRLIDILVGIREEEAQGVEEVTELMNTRQ, via the coding sequence GTGAGCGTCGGCCACCAGGTGGATTCCGACCACCAGCTCGCCCGTCTCCTCCAGATCGGGATCGTCTTAGAGGAGGTGGTCGAGGCCCGGTCGTACCACCACTACCAGTCGCTCGACGACGAGCCGCCGCTCGACCAGGAGATCGAAGCGCTGCTCGAACACGCCGCCGAGGAGTCGGCGGAACACCGCGAGCGCCTGGAGGACCTGATCGACCAGCTCGACGCCGAGAGCGTGCCGTTCGAGCAGATCGAGGCGCTCGTGGAGGCCCAGTACGGCTCGACAGAGCCGGAGGACTTCGACGACATCCTCTACGACCAGCTGTGTAACGAGGAGACGGCGTACAAGTTCTACGACGACCTCGTCGGCGCGCTCCGGGCCTCGGAGGCGTCGTTCAGCATCGACCGCGACCGCCTCATCGACATCCTCGTCGGGATCCGCGAGGAGGAAGCCCAGGGCGTCGAGGAGGTTACCGAACTGATGAACACCCGGCAATGA
- a CDS encoding acyl-CoA thioesterase, giving the protein MATISETFIENRERIQPNDTNNYGSAHGGNIMRWMDEVGAMSAMRHAGETCVTAYVNNLDFKRPVPQGDTCVITSYVYATGRTSLRVRLQAFHEAPRTGDREQTTDSYFVFVAVDEDGDPTPVSDITVGSERCEELRQEALAGEKRREP; this is encoded by the coding sequence ATGGCGACGATCAGCGAGACGTTCATCGAGAACCGCGAACGGATCCAGCCCAACGACACCAACAACTACGGCAGCGCCCACGGCGGCAACATTATGCGGTGGATGGACGAGGTCGGCGCGATGTCGGCGATGCGGCACGCGGGCGAGACCTGCGTGACCGCCTACGTCAACAACCTGGATTTCAAGCGCCCGGTCCCGCAGGGCGATACCTGCGTCATCACGAGCTACGTCTACGCGACGGGGCGGACCAGCCTCCGCGTCCGGCTCCAGGCGTTCCACGAGGCGCCGCGGACCGGCGACCGCGAGCAGACCACCGACTCGTACTTCGTGTTCGTCGCCGTCGACGAGGACGGTGACCCGACGCCGGTATCGGACATCACCGTCGGGTCCGAGCGGTGCGAGGAGCTCCGGCAGGAGGCCCTGGCCGGGGAGAAGCGCCGGGAACCGTGA
- a CDS encoding metal-dependent transcriptional regulator has product MNTADQYVKAIYLLQQMEDGPASTGALADRLDVSPASANEMIGKLESRGLAEHEKYKGVTLTDEGIVRARDALQTYCIIERFLANVLSVDEFRAEARELEPVIDDLVAERLDTIIDRNPECPDCFDPETDACCHLDVVAEQVEPGEQRAD; this is encoded by the coding sequence ATGAACACGGCCGATCAGTACGTCAAGGCGATCTACCTGCTCCAACAGATGGAGGACGGCCCGGCGTCGACCGGCGCGCTCGCCGATCGGCTGGACGTCAGCCCTGCGAGCGCGAACGAGATGATCGGGAAGCTCGAATCGCGGGGGCTCGCGGAACACGAGAAGTACAAGGGCGTCACCCTCACCGACGAGGGGATCGTCCGCGCCCGCGACGCCCTCCAGACGTACTGCATCATCGAGCGGTTCCTCGCGAACGTCCTGTCGGTCGACGAGTTCCGCGCGGAGGCCCGGGAACTCGAACCCGTGATCGACGACTTGGTGGCCGAGCGCCTGGACACGATCATCGATCGCAACCCCGAGTGCCCGGACTGTTTCGACCCGGAGACCGACGCGTGTTGCCACCTCGACGTCGTCGCCGAACAGGTCGAACCCGGCGAACAGCGGGCGGACTGA